TTAAAACTTTACAACTCATCCAAAACTTGATGTCATCTCATTACTAACATCATGACTGACTTCAGTTTGGTAATTCATAGAATACCACCCGTTAACATACACAGTAGATCTCCTCACGTTATCCTCCTCTTCATCTCTACCTTCCATCATTTGATAGAAATATTCTGCTTTAGTGTATGATGAAACTGCATTTAGATTATCATCAGGTGCATGATCCCTGAAAAAATTAGATCCGACTTCCTGAGACGTAGGATAATTGATATAGGAATCTCTGCCGTACGAATAAAATGGATATGTTGCAAAGGCGATCAATAGAAAAACAATAAAGAAACCTTTAATAGTTCTACGTAAAGGCTTGGATGGAATATTTAAAGAGTTGAATGATGAAGCTATAAATATTGAAACAAACAGTAGTGAATAATTTAATGTTCGACTAATAATATTCTGAGTATCTGATCCCCCTAAAATCAAATTACCTAAAGTAATGGTTGAGAAAATCACACCTAGTAGCAGCATAAAATATTTCATAATAAGTTTGGGCTCTTTTAACATATTTATATTGTTAGTAGTGAAGGCATAAAAACCTATAAAGTAAAGATCGCATACGATTATAACTGCCAAAACCAGTGCATACAGCTCATATTTAAACATAGTAAGATTTTGTATCCATACATAATCCGCTGCTAGATTTCCAGTACCAACTGTATACGTGGAGGCATGACTCCAATTTCTGCTTTCCAAAGACAGCATACGATGAAGAGTTTCAATTATTCCGGCACCCATAACGCAGGATGGTGAGAATATCCATGTGATCCAAGAGAGAAATACGAAACAAATTTTTTTCCAAGTTATATCCAGTATGTTTAACTTGGTTATACGAATATAAGAATAAAAAAACGCAAGAATCACTAGCAATACAATCGGATGTATTGCATGGGTTGATACAAGTACAATCGCAACTATGTAAAATAGAATTTTTGTGTTCCATTTATCTGAGACACATGAGAATAAGCAAATTAATGTTAATATTATAGCTAAAGAATTGGGAGTAAGTGATATTTCGATAATTTGTGTTGGAATTGCAACCACAGTTGAAATAAAGGCAACTCTTGAATCAAAAAGATGTTCTGTTAATAAATACCAGAAGACAAACATGGATATTAAAACTAAAGGTGTGAAAATAAACCGAGAAAACGCAAATAAATCTATACCTGCCAGTAAATGAACTATATGAAACAACATGTAAGAGCCAGGGAAACTTTCAGGATAGGACAAATCAATCGAGTCAGATAATACTTCTGGGAGCAAAACAGACGCGTGTACTACGTTAATAGTGTCTGGGAAACGATATAAAGTAGACAAAAAATATGGCGTTGCATCTATGACTAATACTAAATAAGCGATAAAAATAAGATGGAATATTTTTCCCTTTAGATCGTACTTCACTATTATAAGGAAAAGTAATACGTACATTATAATTATAATATGTATCCAGGGCCAAACGCCGTTAACAAGCCAGATAGGGTCTGAATGCCTGATCTCTTGTATGTAGTCCCAGTTAATGTGCATAAAAAATATCCATAGGACAGATAGAAAAGTGGAAAAAGCAAGAATAGTCGAGCGCAATAAATTCTTGTTCAAAATGCCCACCGCAACATATTAAATTTTTTCAAAACTAAAGTGTTTATCTATAATTTAAATAAAATTATGTGTGAGATGCTTGAATTGAAAAAATATTAGCATTAGGCTGTTAAATTTTCTAGAGCATAGTTTTAACTAATGGAGTTATTATATTTAATTTTATACATTTGGTACGTAAATTATAAGTTAATCAGTTTTCTCTTTGCCAAAATAATTATGCGAACTTTCATTAAAATGTAAAATAACTCTTGAAAATGAGTTAATCAATTGAATTAATTCCCCGCTGGCAAAGCCTCCAAATACAACCATACAAAAAGTAAGGAGTGCAACAATATTTGCAATGTTAGTACAGACGCTTCTTAGACGAATAATATTTTTCAATCTTTCAGGGAAAGAAAATTTTATCAGATAACTTAAAAAATTTGTCTCCGTCGACTGTAATTGATTATCTACTAATTTTTTCTGACTACCTATATTTGATATCGCACGACCGTATCCAAAACATCGCTTCACTAAAAACGAAAAAGATTTACGGAATTCAAATATTTTGTGGTAGACAACCGCGTCTGGAGTATATATTATCTTTGAATTATTTAACGTATTCAAAATTCTAATACCAAATTCAGTCTCTTCCCCAGTTCTCATGTTGTTATTTATCAGACCGTATTTATCATCAAAAAGACCAACTTTACTAAATACCATACTTCTAAACGACATATTAGAGCCGAAATTACTCCTCACACAATGGATCGTGTCTTTTTGACTTTTATACGAACAACCCATTGTCCAGTAAAACTCCTCTGGAATCCATTTAGCTTCACCCGATATCCATAATGGTTTCATAGGGCCTCCCACGCTAACAACCTCTGGATCTTTATAAAAAACTGCTAAATTAGAAATCCAGTCTTTATCTGCGATAGCATCATCATCAATAAATGCGATAATACTCCCAGAGGAGAGTTCAACTCCTTTATTTCGAGCATTCGATAAACCAGGCAAATTTGAAAAACCTATTATCAAATTATCTAATGATCTCAGATACTCGGATTCATTAAAGGCTTTAAATAAATCTAGATTTCTATCGACCACTAGAACAATCTCAATATTTTTATAAGATTGCTTGACTAACGACTCTATCGTCTCGATAGTGTCCCAATATCTCTCATGAGAATATGAGCAAACAACAACAGACACTTTGGGAATATTATCCATCTTATTAACTCCTCTGAAACCATTAGCCTCTTCTGCTCGAAAAATAAAACATTATGCTGCAGCCAATTATTAAGCTTTAAACTCCTTTGATATCTCTAATGATTGTGGACATTGAATGCAATAGTATACCAATCAGCGCCAAAAAGCTCCCTACAACAGTAAGGAGAACCATAAGTATTGTAGGTCCGAAATAGAGGTTTCCTCCTGAGATAAAGACATGCAGAAAGTAAGCTCCTGTAGAGAGACCGGCTATTACAAGTAGCGTACCAGGCACTGTGAAGCAGAAAAGGGGCTTCTCAAGCTCTATATCCCTTAAAATCTTTGAAAAAACCTCAAATCCGTGTTTAATCGGGCTTAAAGTCGAGCACTCCACATCATAACGGGCACCAATTTCTACTTCTCTAGTTCTAAAACCTGCCTTTCCTGCATCTGCGAGCATTTCACTTTCTATTGCCATACCCTTGTCAGTGAAGCGAAAGGCATCTCTTGTAGAAGCTGCAAATGCATAGAAGCCGCTCTGAGAATCAGTAATTTTGAGACCTGAGTTCAGATTGGTAAATCTGTCCAGAATTTTTTGTCCAAAACGGCGGTAGACAGGAGTATTTCTACCCAGACCATTTAAATAACGGCTACCGCTGACAATATCAGCCTCACCTCGGATAATAGGATCAACTAACTTCGGAATATCAGCAGGGTTATGCTGACCATCGGAGTCCATTGTCACAATTATATCAGCACCTAGATTAGCTGCTGCTGTAAAGCCGGTTTTTAAGGCTTCGCCTTTTCCGCGGTTAACTTCATGGACTATCACTTCAGCTCCGGCTTTTCTAGCTATTTCAGCTGTGCGGTCAGAACTGCCATCATCAACAACGATGACATTATCTGCATACAATCTGGAAAGAAGGACTATGCTTCCAATGGATACTTCTTCATTGTAAGCAGGAAGAATCACAGTTAGATTTTGAGGAGCCTTAATAGCAGTGAATATTTGTTCTTTGTTTTTAATCATGCTTTGATTGCTATTATCCATACAAAGCTCACTGCTCATTTTCAAGACCTCTTTTCTGAGACTTATTGTTGAGACGTTATTGTCAAGGTGTTTGGAAATTTTTATACAGAGATTGTCTTGGATATTACAATTTAATAACAAAGTGAACAAGTGTAATAATCACCACAAACGCTACACTTGAATTTCATAAGCACTCCACTAAATTAGGGATCTTTCACACAAGCTATTGTTAAAAGTTCAAGCGTGTTTTTCTGTTGGAAATCTTAGATTTATCATATAATGTTAATCGATTCAAATAACATTATATTACAGAAGTTACATTAGAAGATTATATAAAGTTAATGGATATACTTTTCAACAAAATAATTTATGAAAGATGATTGTGCTGATGATATCGATTTATAACTTCACACCTAACTCCACAATTAAACTGTTTTTTGGGAAAAAGTAGGCCGGAAAAGAAAATAGAATAATAAATGTCAAAAAGTCAGAGACAAATCCAAAAAAAACAGCATCATCGAAGCTAAAGTATTTGCACCCAGTATTACAGCATCATTATTTGTTCTGCTCGTTTTTTCCCTTCAAGCATGAATCTTTTGCATTACATTTGTTTCTGTCTGTCACTTGCCGCACTTCCTTATAGAAAAAAATGGTTGGAAAACGGAAGGTAAAAGACAGCAGCAAATAGATAAAAAGAAAGGTTTTTCCATTAAAATAAACTCGAAAAAATTATGGATAACCCGGAAGAATGAAATAAATAAGAGTATTTTAGACTCTGTACATATCCTCAATTTAATGTAGATTACTTCTGTCTTTACCTGCTAATATAGCAGATAGGCGGCGCGGCTCGTACATACTCCGTACTATCTCTAATCCTGTTGATATGTATCAGGACTTTTTCTATAGTTTCACTTGATAGTCCGGTATTTTTCTCAATCACCTCGGTCGGCAACTGGTGCTCCTGAGCGTACAGAAGCTGATCCAGAATCTCAAGAGGCATACGCCAGTAAAATTCTTCATCACTAGTAAAATGGCTCCAGGTATCAGCACTT
The Methanosarcina thermophila TM-1 genome window above contains:
- a CDS encoding glycosyltransferase, with amino-acid sequence MDNIPKVSVVVCSYSHERYWDTIETIESLVKQSYKNIEIVLVVDRNLDLFKAFNESEYLRSLDNLIIGFSNLPGLSNARNKGVELSSGSIIAFIDDDAIADKDWISNLAVFYKDPEVVSVGGPMKPLWISGEAKWIPEEFYWTMGCSYKSQKDTIHCVRSNFGSNMSFRSMVFSKVGLFDDKYGLINNNMRTGEETEFGIRILNTLNNSKIIYTPDAVVYHKIFEFRKSFSFLVKRCFGYGRAISNIGSQKKLVDNQLQSTETNFLSYLIKFSFPERLKNIIRLRSVCTNIANIVALLTFCMVVFGGFASGELIQLINSFSRVILHFNESSHNYFGKEKTD
- a CDS encoding glycosyltransferase family 2 protein, translated to MSSELCMDNSNQSMIKNKEQIFTAIKAPQNLTVILPAYNEEVSIGSIVLLSRLYADNVIVVDDGSSDRTAEIARKAGAEVIVHEVNRGKGEALKTGFTAAANLGADIIVTMDSDGQHNPADIPKLVDPIIRGEADIVSGSRYLNGLGRNTPVYRRFGQKILDRFTNLNSGLKITDSQSGFYAFAASTRDAFRFTDKGMAIESEMLADAGKAGFRTREVEIGARYDVECSTLSPIKHGFEVFSKILRDIELEKPLFCFTVPGTLLVIAGLSTGAYFLHVFISGGNLYFGPTILMVLLTVVGSFLALIGILLHSMSTIIRDIKGV